In Nonomuraea sp. NBC_00507, the following are encoded in one genomic region:
- a CDS encoding phytanoyl-CoA dioxygenase family protein, with protein sequence MTDIDLKTQYERDGYLILEHALNLGEVGKLVDEAVRICRGELGDIQGALPAGSADSDDDVLRRFLCIHYPHKLSGLVLATMRHPLIVSALTSLIGPNVKAMQSMLFIKSEGEPGQAWHQDEMFIPTRDRSLTAAWLALDDATKENGCLWVLPGSHRPGVLYPNREHDDPRYDCTVESYDFPYDDCDAVPVEIGAGSVVVFNGYLLHKSLPNTSRRGYRRALVNHYMSAESLLPWGVPPEGTAMAQTDFRDIVLVAGTDPYAYKVSRRCADRGFARTGTAAVTNDDRRMISVDLVARLGPSVADYPPGSTFGPRDARSYQFVWLLQGSATWLWDDIVLPLAPGQLLLIRPGMRDSFHWDPLTPTRHAYVHFTLTGHAQQSSADWPLVRDLTGRHDPMGALCHYLLWLGADCPPGWQSQALETLRLLVLTFLAEPAPAAGTPATLPEPVVAMMRAVREHWSDGVARPIPMRQLASAAQVSPSTLCRTFRRRFGVGPVAAIELLRLTRAEPLLWQSNLSMQAIAVQCGFADAYHFSRRFRAIYGMAPTTFRASAPEYAPPSPLESGGLAALQSLLRAPTHDDAWKRLNAGGPPGVPVAHPRRSHRATGRRPASLGWRPGPE encoded by the coding sequence GTGACGGACATTGACCTGAAGACTCAGTACGAGCGTGACGGCTATCTCATCCTGGAACACGCCTTGAACCTCGGCGAGGTCGGCAAGCTGGTCGACGAGGCCGTGCGCATCTGCCGTGGCGAGCTCGGCGACATCCAGGGCGCGCTACCGGCCGGGTCCGCCGACAGCGACGACGACGTGTTGCGCAGGTTTCTGTGCATCCACTACCCGCACAAGCTCTCCGGCCTGGTGCTCGCCACGATGCGCCATCCGTTGATCGTTTCGGCGCTCACCTCGCTGATCGGCCCGAACGTCAAGGCGATGCAGTCGATGTTGTTCATCAAGTCCGAAGGAGAGCCGGGGCAGGCCTGGCACCAGGACGAGATGTTCATCCCGACCCGGGACCGTTCGCTCACGGCGGCGTGGCTCGCGCTCGACGACGCCACCAAGGAGAACGGCTGCCTCTGGGTGCTGCCGGGCTCGCACCGCCCCGGCGTGCTCTACCCGAACCGCGAGCACGACGACCCGCGCTACGACTGCACCGTGGAGTCCTACGACTTCCCGTACGACGACTGCGACGCGGTGCCCGTCGAGATCGGGGCAGGCTCCGTGGTGGTGTTCAACGGCTACCTGCTGCACAAGTCGCTGCCCAACACCAGCCGGCGTGGCTACCGGCGGGCGCTGGTCAACCACTACATGAGCGCCGAATCCCTGCTGCCCTGGGGTGTGCCGCCAGAGGGGACGGCCATGGCACAGACGGACTTCCGGGACATAGTCCTGGTCGCAGGCACCGACCCGTACGCATACAAGGTCTCCAGGAGGTGCGCCGACCGCGGATTCGCCCGAACCGGGACGGCGGCTGTGACAAATGACGACCGCCGCATGATCTCCGTAGACCTGGTGGCCCGCCTCGGGCCGAGCGTCGCGGACTACCCGCCCGGCTCGACCTTCGGCCCGCGGGATGCCAGGTCATACCAGTTCGTCTGGCTGCTCCAGGGCAGCGCCACCTGGCTCTGGGACGACATCGTCCTACCGCTTGCTCCGGGACAGCTGCTCCTCATCCGGCCGGGCATGCGCGACTCCTTCCACTGGGATCCTCTTACCCCGACCCGGCACGCGTACGTGCATTTCACCCTCACCGGTCATGCACAGCAGAGCTCGGCCGACTGGCCGCTGGTGCGGGACCTGACCGGCCGGCACGACCCGATGGGCGCCCTGTGTCACTACCTTCTCTGGCTGGGCGCCGACTGCCCGCCCGGGTGGCAGTCCCAAGCCCTTGAGACACTCCGCCTGCTGGTGCTGACCTTCCTGGCCGAGCCCGCGCCGGCGGCCGGCACACCGGCGACCCTGCCGGAACCGGTCGTCGCAATGATGCGCGCGGTGCGCGAGCACTGGTCGGACGGTGTGGCCAGGCCGATCCCGATGCGGCAACTCGCCTCGGCCGCCCAGGTCTCGCCGAGCACGCTGTGCCGCACGTTCCGCCGGCGGTTCGGCGTCGGTCCAGTCGCCGCCATCGAACTGCTGCGCCTGACCAGGGCCGAACCGCTGTTGTGGCAGAGCAACCTGTCCATGCAGGCGATCGCCGTACAATGCGGCTTCGCGGACGCGTACCACTTCTCCCGCCGGTTCCGCGCGATCTACGGCATGGCGCCGACCACCTTCCGCGCCAGCGCGCCGGAGTACGCACCACCGTCACCACTTGAGTCCGGCGGCCTCGCAGCGTTGCAGTCCCTCCTCCGTGCCCCCACGCACGATGACGCGTGGAAGCGACTGAACGCGGGTGGGCCACCGGGCGTCCCGGTGGCCCACCCGCGCCGGTCGCATCGGGCTACAGGGCGGCGGCCAGCTTCTTTAGGATGGCGGCCTGGGCCGGAGTGA
- a CDS encoding DUF397 domain-containing protein: protein MDELTQELSTATWHKSTQSGSDGGNCVEVAELSGGRRGVRDSKNPAGPALVFTPSEWNAFIGGVKAGEFD, encoded by the coding sequence ATGGACGAGTTGACTCAGGAACTCAGCACCGCTACATGGCACAAGTCCACCCAATCGGGAAGCGACGGCGGCAACTGTGTTGAAGTTGCTGAACTGTCCGGTGGACGCCGAGGCGTCCGCGACAGCAAGAACCCCGCCGGACCAGCGCTGGTCTTCACCCCAAGTGAATGGAACGCCTTCATCGGCGGCGTAAAAGCAGGCGAGTTCGACTAA
- a CDS encoding ATP-binding protein — protein MKPASAEQTVIGSIHLAGIRESVSRARSEVRKWLGDDHPSVDDAVLAASELLTNALRHSNARPYDLIGLTVAVADGVVYVEVRDPGSTFSAPHIRQEPEAEDGRGLLIISEISQDWGVREHGMGLGRTVWCAIRAAPPSVGPSAVREPRSPSAPRARALHRGVS, from the coding sequence ATGAAACCAGCGAGCGCCGAGCAGACGGTCATCGGTTCGATCCATCTGGCGGGCATTCGGGAGTCCGTCTCACGCGCACGCTCCGAAGTGCGTAAATGGCTGGGAGACGACCATCCGTCCGTCGATGATGCCGTGCTTGCCGCGTCCGAGCTCCTGACGAACGCGCTCCGGCACTCCAACGCCAGGCCATACGACCTCATCGGCCTCACTGTTGCCGTGGCAGATGGGGTGGTCTACGTGGAGGTACGTGACCCCGGCTCCACATTCTCCGCGCCCCACATCCGGCAGGAGCCGGAGGCGGAAGACGGCCGCGGACTGCTCATCATTAGCGAGATCTCCCAAGATTGGGGAGTCCGAGAGCACGGCATGGGGCTTGGCCGTACCGTCTGGTGCGCTATCCGAGCCGCCCCGCCTTCCGTTGGGCCGTCCGCTGTTCGGGAACCACGAAGCCCGTCTGCACCGCGCGCTCGCGCACTTCATCGGGGTGTTTCCTGA
- a CDS encoding helix-turn-helix domain-containing protein, whose amino-acid sequence MPRESDLYPSDSPTALFGFELRRHRKARGWSQRQLSKEVPYSVGTISMIETAQRSPSEEFARYCDEALEAEGALMRLWPMVSRTAAPMWFRPWLDVEATAETIRTWEPLMIPGLFQTEDYARAILSGEPGAGPEQIEEQVTSRMERQSVLRRAIPPMLWVVLDEGILHRPIGSSTVMSAQLDHLVELAQAPRITLQILPLNAYSTPGLLGGFAIAQTQGAPDTAYIESAGILGRVTERPEDVRALTFRYEGIRAEALSQRESVKLIKEATQRWTS is encoded by the coding sequence ATGCCAAGGGAAAGCGATCTATACCCCTCGGACTCACCGACCGCCCTCTTCGGCTTCGAGCTGCGTCGACACCGTAAGGCCCGAGGCTGGTCGCAGCGCCAACTCTCAAAGGAGGTGCCCTACTCCGTCGGTACCATCAGCATGATCGAGACCGCGCAACGGTCGCCCTCGGAGGAGTTCGCCCGTTACTGCGACGAGGCGTTGGAGGCGGAAGGAGCGCTGATGCGGCTCTGGCCGATGGTCAGTCGCACAGCGGCCCCTATGTGGTTCCGGCCATGGCTCGACGTGGAGGCCACCGCAGAGACTATTCGCACATGGGAACCGTTGATGATCCCCGGCCTGTTCCAGACCGAGGACTACGCTAGGGCTATCCTGAGCGGCGAACCAGGCGCGGGACCGGAGCAGATCGAGGAGCAGGTCACTTCTCGCATGGAGCGTCAGAGCGTTCTTAGACGAGCCATACCCCCCATGCTCTGGGTCGTCCTCGATGAGGGAATTCTCCATCGTCCCATCGGTAGCTCCACTGTGATGTCGGCGCAGCTCGACCATCTTGTCGAGCTCGCACAAGCACCCCGGATCACCCTTCAGATCCTCCCTCTCAACGCCTACTCCACCCCCGGACTTCTGGGAGGGTTCGCCATTGCCCAGACGCAGGGAGCCCCTGACACCGCCTACATCGAGTCAGCCGGGATCTTGGGGCGCGTAACGGAGCGACCAGAAGACGTCCGCGCTCTAACATTCAGATACGAAGGGATTCGCGCTGAAGCACTGTCACAGCGCGAGTCCGTGAAGCTGATCAAGGAGGCAACGCAGCGATGGACGAGTTGA
- a CDS encoding OmpL47-type beta-barrel domain-containing protein produces MPRLKWLQGLLLTVVLILASVVTALPAHADFISANSTLKNDGILPMIKVFEKLDHGCWGEGAAPPDKVKPGEKVSWRAESCDLSIGTGTEGEVWYRPYGASDDVIYRFYWDVPTFGTNTAQNSGNPGCTHSQSGPGDGNNVYIDFTVACKASTIDDIPDIWKLHPVVMDPDGDGLNKQEIDLNAMGAAVGQKDIFVQFDWMADNTHNEQFSPAALRRIIATYNANGYFLHIDAGPQSPLDTTGATWGNLSRARSVGYQAQLGNVVINPGGGATYNWMAFDAIKNAAFPATGRGEIFRYVLAADRIGPAAVRGLARSGDTDVIFSLNGMADNADNEVAVFMHEIGHSLGLGHGGDNKINFKPNYLSAMNYLFDFEGVTKNGVKTWDYSHGGQDPLNEVNPPGLDESIGLGAKGKGYTTSHYCPARVVAGVAVPAGRIPVPDAGNPIDWDCDGVIAAPGTKVSADVNNSNNEPAGTLNTLVDHDDWKAIDITRGDIGRYDQPAVEPPIVTVVEDLPPENAEVLPLDTMAPVTIAEAAPAPNAAGWNNTDVTVTLKASDDVSGLARTEYAVDEGPWTVYTDPVVLSADAVHTVKYRSTDRSLNTEEAKSLTVKLDKTAPTVTYTGAKETYGILETVDITCTAADNLSGVATTTCKDISGPAYDFDPAGNTFSATATDVAGNTGQASSVTFKLVVTYADLCTLTKRFVTNEGVAQANAMCAQLDAAKRAEDRGNVTAKTNAINAYLNQVTAAVNGHYLTPAQAAILKKLAAAL; encoded by the coding sequence GTGCCTAGACTGAAATGGCTTCAGGGGTTGCTGCTGACCGTTGTACTGATTCTGGCGAGCGTGGTGACCGCCTTACCGGCGCACGCCGACTTCATCAGCGCCAACTCGACGCTCAAGAACGACGGCATCCTGCCGATGATCAAGGTGTTCGAGAAACTAGATCACGGCTGCTGGGGTGAAGGCGCCGCGCCGCCGGACAAGGTCAAACCGGGGGAGAAGGTGAGCTGGCGCGCCGAGTCGTGCGACCTGTCGATCGGCACGGGGACCGAGGGTGAGGTCTGGTACCGCCCCTACGGCGCGTCGGACGACGTCATCTACCGGTTCTACTGGGATGTCCCCACGTTCGGGACGAACACCGCTCAGAACAGCGGAAACCCTGGCTGCACCCACAGCCAGAGCGGGCCCGGGGACGGCAACAACGTTTACATCGACTTCACCGTCGCCTGTAAGGCCTCCACGATCGACGACATCCCCGACATCTGGAAGCTCCATCCGGTCGTCATGGATCCCGACGGGGACGGGCTGAACAAACAGGAGATCGACCTGAACGCGATGGGCGCGGCCGTCGGTCAGAAGGACATCTTCGTTCAGTTCGACTGGATGGCGGACAACACCCACAACGAGCAGTTCAGCCCCGCTGCCCTGCGCCGGATCATCGCCACGTACAACGCCAACGGATACTTCCTGCACATCGACGCGGGCCCGCAGAGCCCGCTCGACACCACCGGAGCGACCTGGGGCAACCTGAGCAGGGCGAGATCGGTCGGTTACCAGGCCCAGCTCGGCAACGTGGTGATCAATCCAGGCGGCGGCGCCACCTACAACTGGATGGCCTTCGACGCGATCAAGAATGCCGCCTTCCCCGCGACCGGACGTGGGGAGATCTTCCGGTACGTGCTGGCGGCCGACCGGATCGGACCCGCCGCCGTCCGCGGTCTCGCCCGGAGTGGGGACACGGACGTCATCTTCAGCCTCAACGGCATGGCGGATAACGCCGACAACGAGGTCGCCGTGTTCATGCACGAAATCGGCCACTCCCTCGGCCTCGGGCACGGCGGTGACAACAAGATCAACTTCAAGCCGAACTACCTCAGCGCGATGAACTACCTCTTCGACTTCGAAGGCGTCACGAAGAACGGCGTGAAGACCTGGGACTACTCCCACGGCGGCCAAGACCCGTTGAACGAGGTCAACCCGCCTGGCCTGGACGAGTCCATCGGTCTGGGCGCGAAAGGCAAGGGTTACACGACCTCGCACTACTGCCCGGCCAGGGTCGTCGCGGGCGTCGCAGTCCCGGCCGGCCGCATCCCTGTGCCCGACGCGGGCAACCCCATCGACTGGGACTGCGACGGCGTCATCGCGGCCCCCGGGACCAAGGTGAGCGCCGACGTCAACAACAGCAACAACGAGCCGGCCGGCACCCTGAACACCCTCGTCGACCATGACGACTGGAAGGCCATCGACATCACCCGCGGAGACATCGGCCGATACGACCAGCCCGCCGTCGAACCGCCGATCGTGACGGTGGTGGAGGACCTGCCTCCCGAGAACGCCGAGGTGCTGCCCCTCGACACCATGGCCCCGGTCACCATCGCCGAGGCCGCCCCTGCACCGAACGCAGCGGGCTGGAACAACACCGATGTCACCGTCACCCTCAAGGCGAGCGACGACGTCTCGGGTCTCGCCCGGACCGAGTACGCCGTGGATGAAGGCCCCTGGACCGTCTACACCGACCCGGTCGTCCTCTCGGCCGACGCCGTCCACACCGTCAAGTACCGTTCCACCGACCGCTCCCTCAACACCGAGGAAGCCAAGTCCCTGACGGTCAAGCTCGACAAGACGGCGCCGACCGTCACCTACACCGGCGCCAAGGAGACCTACGGCATTCTCGAAACAGTCGACATCACCTGCACCGCCGCAGACAACCTCTCCGGCGTCGCCACCACCACCTGCAAGGACATCTCCGGCCCTGCCTACGACTTCGACCCCGCGGGCAACACCTTCTCGGCCACCGCCACCGACGTCGCAGGCAACACTGGGCAGGCGTCCTCCGTCACCTTCAAGCTGGTTGTCACCTATGCCGACCTGTGCACTCTGACCAAGCGCTTCGTCACCAACGAAGGCGTGGCCCAGGCCAACGCCATGTGCGCCCAACTCGACGCCGCCAAGCGTGCCGAGGACAGGGGGAACGTCACGGCCAAGACCAACGCCATCAACGCCTACCTCAACCAGGTGACCGCGGCCGTCAACGGCCACTACCTCACTCCGGCCCAGGCCGCCATCCTAAAGAAGCTGGCCGCCGCCCTGTAG